One Zingiber officinale cultivar Zhangliang unplaced genomic scaffold, Zo_v1.1 ctg182, whole genome shotgun sequence DNA segment encodes these proteins:
- the LOC122036629 gene encoding uncharacterized protein LOC122036629, translated as MIAAGVVDILSRPRFVPCRRTPRKKDLHGHAFELVGISGQSHRIAMRVFNVYLIALKTVTISMGNYQNVSSMPKRSHCFQTMVCDIVRPNMHTIISGYWEGPDTEDGWGYIEAVVFRSP; from the exons ATGATCGCCGCCGGGGTCGTCGACATTTTGTCGAGGCCTCGGTTCGTCCCTTGCCGGCGGACGCCGAGGAAGAAG GACTTGCACGGACATGCTTTCGAGTTGGTTGGGATATCCGGCCAATCACACAGGATAG CAATGAGGGTGTTCAATGTTTATCTTATTGCTCTGAAGACGGTAACAATCAGTATGGGCAACTATCAAAATGTATCATCAATGCCAAAAAGGAGTCATTGTTTCCAAACTATGGTTTGCGATATAGTTAGGCCTAATATGCACACAATAATATCTGGCTATTGGGAGGGTCCTGATACTGAAGATGGGTGGGGTTATATTGAGGCTGTTGTGTTTAGAAGTCCTTGA